A window of the Bufo gargarizans isolate SCDJY-AF-19 chromosome 1, ASM1485885v1, whole genome shotgun sequence genome harbors these coding sequences:
- the LOC122926811 gene encoding protein FAM47E-like isoform X2 produces MSTLTGLRSDSQPPRYPWYKERLHKKFLKESNHKLNLSGALNSQQWKFLPRGTADFRDGYPSGTDATSVPATKGSDVFLQNVADDPEPTEKHKKRFTKEQTYFSKLLPQQQARREYIAGIEYGLVQHPLALYPHLEEGVPPDLFEEIVGILDPEMRLRSASGSYEGIPEDQEEENVPSLTPAEQQEVQSVKSREESTRQSSMSEQSRPKNPYKWLSNQEPVPEEKKSKTTQSFTPVLDENIKEVTKEFCDWVTSLGGEPCNVNESTIFSLFASGYETKPALSVPIHVVELNNVPPELRMSVGMSLQQGTTKTSEPRNAQQSKESTYCPSWVKTRYGAWYLDPKTWKMQNVNEPLKDPATEKKGPHSTERISQKDEELLQLHGTIAFKDFIDKKGYRKPEFLNKLFCKKDGVTSERAIVTESRAASSARNTWYRSSSASTHEDSIIN; encoded by the exons GTATAAAGAGAGGCTTCATAAAAAATTCCTCAAAGAGTCCAACCATAAACTAAACCTTTCCGGTGCCCTCAATTCCCAACAATGGAAATTCTTACCAAGAGGAACAGCTGATTTTCGGGATGGCTATCCCTCTGGTACCGATGCCACTTCTGTTCCTGCCACCAAAGGGAGTGATGTTTTCCTGCAGAATGTAGCTGATGACCCAGAGCCTACCGAGAAACACAAAAAGAGGTTTACCAAGGAGCAGACTTACTTCTCCAAACTTCTCCCACAGCAGCAGGCACGCAGAGAATACATTGCTGGCATAGAATATGGACTGGTGCAACATCCGCTAGCGCTCTACCCTCACCTGGAAGAAGGAGTACCACCTGAC CTGTTTGAAGAAATTGTGGGCATCCTGGACCCTGAGATGAGATTAAGGAGCGCTTCAGGGTCCTATGAAGGTATACCAGAGGATCAGGAAGAAGAGAACGTTCCTAGCCTCACACCAGCAGAGCAGCAGGAAGTACAAAGTGTGAAATCACGTGAAGAAAGCACAAGGCAATCATCAAT GAGTGAGCAATCCAGGCCCAAAAATCCATATAAATGGCTTTCTAACCAAGAGCCTGTTCCTGAAGAAAAAAAGTCCAAGACAACACAGTCTTTCACTCCTGTACTAGATGAAAATATCAAGGAAGTGACTAAGGAGTTTTGTGATTGGGTGACTTCCTTG GGAGGGGAGCCATGCAATGTCAATGAGTCCACCATCTTCAGTTTATTTGCCAGTGGTTATGAGACAAAGCCTGCCCTCAGTGTCCCAATCCATGTAGTAGAGCTCAACAATGTGCCACCAGAGCTAAGAATGTCTGTAGGAATGTCACTTCAACAAGGAACAACAAAGACCTCAGAACCAAGGAACGCACAACAATCTAAG GAATCCACATACTGTCCAAGTTGGGTAAAAACAAGATATGGAGCTTGGTACCTTGATCCTAAAACATGGAAAATGCAGAACGTCAATGAGCCATTGAAAGATCCAGCCACAGAAAAGAAAGGTCCACATTCAACAGAAAGAATAAGCCAAaag GATGAAGAACTTCTGCAACTTCATGGAACTATTGCCTTTAAAGATTTTATTGACAAGAAAGGCTATAGAAAACCTGAG TTTCTTAACAAACTGTTCTGTAAGAAGGATGGCGTCACTTCAGAAAGAGCAATTGTAACAGAATCCAGAGCGGCTTCTTCTGCAAGGAACACCTGGTACCGTTCCAGCTCAGCCTCCACCCATGAAGATAGTATAATAAACTGA
- the LOC122926811 gene encoding protein FAM47E-like isoform X1 — translation MSTLTGLRSDSQPPRYPWYKERLHKKFLKESNHKLNLSGALNSQQWKFLPRGTADFRDGYPSGTDATSVPATKGSDVFLQNVADDPEPTEKHKKRFTKEQTYFSKLLPQQQARREYIAGIEYGLVQHPLALYPHLEEGVPPDLFEEIVGILDPEMRLRSASGSYEGIPEDQEEENVPSLTPAEQQEVQSVKSREESTRQSSMSEQSRPKNPYKWLSNQEPVPEEKKSKTTQSFTPVLDENIKEVTKEFCDWVTSLGGEPCNVNESTIFSLFASGYETKPALSVPIHVVELNNVPPELRMSVGMSLQQGTTKTSEPRNAQQSKESTYCPSWVKTRYGAWYLDPKTWKMQNVNEPLKDPATEKKGPHSTERISQKVSFFFKKKDEELLQLHGTIAFKDFIDKKGYRKPEFLNKLFCKKDGVTSERAIVTESRAASSARNTWYRSSSASTHEDSIIN, via the exons GTATAAAGAGAGGCTTCATAAAAAATTCCTCAAAGAGTCCAACCATAAACTAAACCTTTCCGGTGCCCTCAATTCCCAACAATGGAAATTCTTACCAAGAGGAACAGCTGATTTTCGGGATGGCTATCCCTCTGGTACCGATGCCACTTCTGTTCCTGCCACCAAAGGGAGTGATGTTTTCCTGCAGAATGTAGCTGATGACCCAGAGCCTACCGAGAAACACAAAAAGAGGTTTACCAAGGAGCAGACTTACTTCTCCAAACTTCTCCCACAGCAGCAGGCACGCAGAGAATACATTGCTGGCATAGAATATGGACTGGTGCAACATCCGCTAGCGCTCTACCCTCACCTGGAAGAAGGAGTACCACCTGAC CTGTTTGAAGAAATTGTGGGCATCCTGGACCCTGAGATGAGATTAAGGAGCGCTTCAGGGTCCTATGAAGGTATACCAGAGGATCAGGAAGAAGAGAACGTTCCTAGCCTCACACCAGCAGAGCAGCAGGAAGTACAAAGTGTGAAATCACGTGAAGAAAGCACAAGGCAATCATCAAT GAGTGAGCAATCCAGGCCCAAAAATCCATATAAATGGCTTTCTAACCAAGAGCCTGTTCCTGAAGAAAAAAAGTCCAAGACAACACAGTCTTTCACTCCTGTACTAGATGAAAATATCAAGGAAGTGACTAAGGAGTTTTGTGATTGGGTGACTTCCTTG GGAGGGGAGCCATGCAATGTCAATGAGTCCACCATCTTCAGTTTATTTGCCAGTGGTTATGAGACAAAGCCTGCCCTCAGTGTCCCAATCCATGTAGTAGAGCTCAACAATGTGCCACCAGAGCTAAGAATGTCTGTAGGAATGTCACTTCAACAAGGAACAACAAAGACCTCAGAACCAAGGAACGCACAACAATCTAAG GAATCCACATACTGTCCAAGTTGGGTAAAAACAAGATATGGAGCTTGGTACCTTGATCCTAAAACATGGAAAATGCAGAACGTCAATGAGCCATTGAAAGATCCAGCCACAGAAAAGAAAGGTCCACATTCAACAGAAAGAATAAGCCAAaaggtatcttttttttttaagaaaaag GATGAAGAACTTCTGCAACTTCATGGAACTATTGCCTTTAAAGATTTTATTGACAAGAAAGGCTATAGAAAACCTGAG TTTCTTAACAAACTGTTCTGTAAGAAGGATGGCGTCACTTCAGAAAGAGCAATTGTAACAGAATCCAGAGCGGCTTCTTCTGCAAGGAACACCTGGTACCGTTCCAGCTCAGCCTCCACCCATGAAGATAGTATAATAAACTGA
- the LOC122926811 gene encoding protein FAM47E-like isoform X3 translates to MYKERLHKKFLKESNHKLNLSGALNSQQWKFLPRGTADFRDGYPSGTDATSVPATKGSDVFLQNVADDPEPTEKHKKRFTKEQTYFSKLLPQQQARREYIAGIEYGLVQHPLALYPHLEEGVPPDLFEEIVGILDPEMRLRSASGSYEGIPEDQEEENVPSLTPAEQQEVQSVKSREESTRQSSMSEQSRPKNPYKWLSNQEPVPEEKKSKTTQSFTPVLDENIKEVTKEFCDWVTSLGGEPCNVNESTIFSLFASGYETKPALSVPIHVVELNNVPPELRMSVGMSLQQGTTKTSEPRNAQQSKESTYCPSWVKTRYGAWYLDPKTWKMQNVNEPLKDPATEKKGPHSTERISQKVSFFFKKKDEELLQLHGTIAFKDFIDKKGYRKPEFLNKLFCKKDGVTSERAIVTESRAASSARNTWYRSSSASTHEDSIIN, encoded by the exons GTATAAAGAGAGGCTTCATAAAAAATTCCTCAAAGAGTCCAACCATAAACTAAACCTTTCCGGTGCCCTCAATTCCCAACAATGGAAATTCTTACCAAGAGGAACAGCTGATTTTCGGGATGGCTATCCCTCTGGTACCGATGCCACTTCTGTTCCTGCCACCAAAGGGAGTGATGTTTTCCTGCAGAATGTAGCTGATGACCCAGAGCCTACCGAGAAACACAAAAAGAGGTTTACCAAGGAGCAGACTTACTTCTCCAAACTTCTCCCACAGCAGCAGGCACGCAGAGAATACATTGCTGGCATAGAATATGGACTGGTGCAACATCCGCTAGCGCTCTACCCTCACCTGGAAGAAGGAGTACCACCTGAC CTGTTTGAAGAAATTGTGGGCATCCTGGACCCTGAGATGAGATTAAGGAGCGCTTCAGGGTCCTATGAAGGTATACCAGAGGATCAGGAAGAAGAGAACGTTCCTAGCCTCACACCAGCAGAGCAGCAGGAAGTACAAAGTGTGAAATCACGTGAAGAAAGCACAAGGCAATCATCAAT GAGTGAGCAATCCAGGCCCAAAAATCCATATAAATGGCTTTCTAACCAAGAGCCTGTTCCTGAAGAAAAAAAGTCCAAGACAACACAGTCTTTCACTCCTGTACTAGATGAAAATATCAAGGAAGTGACTAAGGAGTTTTGTGATTGGGTGACTTCCTTG GGAGGGGAGCCATGCAATGTCAATGAGTCCACCATCTTCAGTTTATTTGCCAGTGGTTATGAGACAAAGCCTGCCCTCAGTGTCCCAATCCATGTAGTAGAGCTCAACAATGTGCCACCAGAGCTAAGAATGTCTGTAGGAATGTCACTTCAACAAGGAACAACAAAGACCTCAGAACCAAGGAACGCACAACAATCTAAG GAATCCACATACTGTCCAAGTTGGGTAAAAACAAGATATGGAGCTTGGTACCTTGATCCTAAAACATGGAAAATGCAGAACGTCAATGAGCCATTGAAAGATCCAGCCACAGAAAAGAAAGGTCCACATTCAACAGAAAGAATAAGCCAAaaggtatcttttttttttaagaaaaag GATGAAGAACTTCTGCAACTTCATGGAACTATTGCCTTTAAAGATTTTATTGACAAGAAAGGCTATAGAAAACCTGAG TTTCTTAACAAACTGTTCTGTAAGAAGGATGGCGTCACTTCAGAAAGAGCAATTGTAACAGAATCCAGAGCGGCTTCTTCTGCAAGGAACACCTGGTACCGTTCCAGCTCAGCCTCCACCCATGAAGATAGTATAATAAACTGA